In Elephas maximus indicus isolate mEleMax1 chromosome 7, mEleMax1 primary haplotype, whole genome shotgun sequence, the following proteins share a genomic window:
- the LOC126080346 gene encoding olfactory receptor 5L1-like — protein MVEENCTVVTEFILQGLSDVPELKIFLFLFFLLIYGVTVVGNLGMIALIQVSSQLHTPMYFFLSHLSFVDFCYSTVIVPKTLDNIINKDKAISFLECIVQFYLFCAYGITEVILLAVMAYDRFVAICNPLLYMVIMSQKLRLELVSGCYLCGTVCSLMHLCLALEIPSYQSNVINHFFCDLLPLLSLACSDVSMNELLVYIVTIVNESITIVVILTSYLLILVTILRMRSAEGRRRAFSTCASHFTAIIVFHVTILFIYCRPSSSNSLDTDKVATVFYTVVIPMLNPLIYSLRNKDVKEALRKVMGFNLLTKGPFS, from the coding sequence ATGGTGGAAGAAAATTGCACCGTGGTGACAGAGTTCATTCTCCAGGGATTATCAGATGTCCCTGAGCTGAAAATCTTCCtcttcctgtttttccttctAATCTATGGAGTCACAGTTGTGGGCAACCTGGGCATGATTGCACTGATTCAGGTCAGCAGTCAgcttcacacccccatgtactttttcctcagccactTGTCCTTTGTGGATTTCTGTTACTCCACCGTCATTGTGCCTAAGACACTGGACAATATCATCAACAAGGACAAAGCCATTTCTTTCCTGGAATGCATAGTGCAATTCTATTTGTTTTGTGCTTATGGAATCACTGAGGTCATCCTGCTGgctgtgatggcctatgaccggttTGTGGCCATCTGCAACCCCCTGCTGTACATGGTCATCATGTCCCAGAAGCTCCGTTTGGAGCTAGTGTCTGGCTGCTACCTGTGTGGAACAGTGTGCTCTCTGATGCACTTGTGTTTAGCTCTTGAGATCCCGTCCTATCAATCGAATGTGAttaaccacttcttctgtgatcTACTTCCTCTCTTATCTCTTGCCTGCTCTGATGTCTCTATGAATGAACTGCTGGTGTACATTGTGACCATTGTCAATGAGAGCATCACCATTGTGGTCATCCTCACCTCCTACTTGCTTATTCTTGTCACCATCCTGAGGATGCGCTCTGCAGAGGGAAGGCGTAGAGCGTTTTCCACCTGTGCCTCTCACTTCACAGCCATAATTGTCTTCCATGTAACAATCCTTTTCATTTATTGCAGGCCCAGCTCTAGCAACAGTCTGGACACAGACAAGGTAGCCACAGTGTTCTACACTGTAGTAATTCCCATGCTGAACCCcctgatctacagcctgaggaacaaggatgtgaaagaAGCTCTCAGGAAAGTGATGGGATTTAATTTACTCACCAAGGGGCCATTTTCTTAG